Proteins co-encoded in one Pelobates fuscus isolate aPelFus1 chromosome 5, aPelFus1.pri, whole genome shotgun sequence genomic window:
- the LPL gene encoding lipoprotein lipase, producing MRSVDIFHLFIWMICLTTFCGIFATTELPTTRTTVAKKKDFNDIESKFALRTPEEVDEDNCYLVPGQEHTVNQCNFNHTSKTFVVIHGWTVTGMYESWVPKLVGALYKREPYSNVVVVDWLARSQQHYPVSAEYTKFVGQDVATFIDWIDEKFNYPVDNIHILGYSLGAHAAGVAGSLTNKKVNRITGLDPAGPTFEYAENDVTLSPDDAEFVDVLHTYTRGSPDRSIGIQKPVGHIDIYPNGGSFQPGCNIGEALRLIAEKGFADMDQLVKCSHERSIHLFIDSLLYEEKSSMAYRCNSKEAFDKGLCLSCRKNRCNTLGYKVNKVRGKRSSKMFLKTRAQMPFKVFHYQVKVHFSGQKDLTVTNQPLLISLYGTKGESENIAIALPEISTNKTFSFLVYIEQDIGELLMLKIKWEKDSYFSWSNWFTTYSYNIRKIRVKSGEYQKKLIFCSKEGNHASLIRGKNSVEFVKCNQHSFTKKKALM from the exons atgagaagTGTGgatatttttcatttgtttatatGGATGATCTGCCTTACTACTTTCTGTGGAATCTTTGCAACCACTGAACTGCCCACTACAA GAACTACTGTTGCCAAGAAAAAAGATTTTAATGATATCGAGAGCAAATTTGCCCTTCgaactcctgaggaagtcgatgAAGACAATTGTTATCTAGTACCCGGACAAGAACACACTGTTAATCAATGCAATTTCAACCACACAAGCAAAACATTTGTTGTCATTCATGGTTGGACG gtGACGGGCATGTATGAGAGCTGGGTTCCCAAGCTGGTAGGAGCACTGTATAAAAGAGAGCCTTATTCCAATGTTGTTGTTGTAGACTGGCTAGCCCGATCCCAGCAACACTATCCGGTTTCAGCAGAATACACTAAGTTTGTTGGCCAAGATGTAGCGACTTTCATTGATTGGATCGAT GAAAAGTTCAATTATCCAGTAGACAACATTCATATTTTGGGATACAGCCTTGGTGCACATGCAGCAGGAGTTGCTGGAAGTcttacaaataaaaaagtgaaCAGAATAACAG GTTTGGATCCTGCTGGACCTACCTTTGAGTATGctgaaaatgatgtaactctgtCTCCCGATGATGCGGAATTTGTTGATGTTCTACACACTTATACAAGGGGATCTCCTGATCGCAGTATAGGGATTCAAAAGCCAGTGGGGCATATTGATATCTATCCAAATGGAGGAAGCTTTCAGCCAGGCTGCAATATTGGGGAGGCACTACGTCTTATTGCAGAAAAGGGATTTGCAG ATATGGACCAACTTGTCAAATGTTCCCATGAACGTTCCATTCACCTGTTTATCGACTCTCTTCTGTACGAAGAGAAGTCAAGCATGGCCTACCGATGCAATTCAAAGGAGGCCTTCGATAAGGGACTATGTTTGAGCTGCAGAAAGAATCGCTGTAACACATTGGGATATAAGGTGAACAAAGTACGGGGAAAGAGGTCCAGCAAGATGTTTTTGAAAACAAGAGCGCAGATGCCTTTCAAAG TATTTCACTATCAAGTTAAAGTACATTTCTCTGGACAAAAGGACTTAACGGTCACCAACCAACCCTTGCTGATTTCTTTGTATGGAACAAAAGGAGAAAGTGAGAACATCGCAATCGCATT GCCTGAGATTTCTACCAACAAAACCTTTTCATTTTTAGTTTACATTGAACAAGATATAGGAGAACTTCTGATGttgaaaataaaatgggaaaaagaCTCCTATTTTAGCTGGTCAAATTGGTTCACTACCTATTCATACAATATTAGAAAAATCCGTGTAAAATCAGGAGAATATCAGAAAAA GTTAATTTTCTGTTCCAAGGAGGGCAACCATGCCTCTCTGATAAGGGGCAAAAACTCTGTAGAGTTTGTCAAATGCAATCAGCactcctttacaaagaaaaaagctttG ATGTGA